CTTGACAATTACGCGAGAAAAAAAGGTCTTGCTCTGCTAACGCTTGAAGTCCGCTGCTCAAATGTGGTGGCGATCGACATTTACAGGCGCGCGGGCTTTGATGAGGCTGGAATACGCAAGGGGTTTTATGATGAGCCCAAAGAGGACGCCTTGATAATGACAAAGTATTATTAAGACTTGCGACGTAAACTCAAATTACAGGAAGTGTTTTTTTGAAAATCCTTGCTTTCGAATCATCATGCGACGAGACAGCCGCCTCGGTAGTTGAGGACGGCAGGCATGTGCTTTCAAACATTGTTTCGTCACAGATAGAGATACACCGGATATACGGCGGGGTGGTGCCGGAGATAGCCTCCCGCAAGCACACGGAGGTTATTGCCCAGATAACAAAGGAGGCATTAAGAACCGCCGGCTGTGAGTTTTCGGATATTGATGCCATAGCGGTTACTTATGCCCCGGGCCTTATTGGCGCGCTGCTTGTCGGGGTAAATTTCGCCAAGGGGCTTGCATTGTCGCTCGGCGTGCCGCTGATTCCCGTTCATCACCTGCGTTCCCATATCGCGGCGAATTATATTGCGCACCCGGAGCTTGAGCCGCCCTTTTTATGCCTTGTGGCGTCGGGAGGCCACAGCCATATAGTGGAGGTCAAATCCTATACCAGTTTCAAAGTGCTCGGCCGGACGCGGGACGACGCCGCGGGCGAGGCCTTTGACAAGGCCGCACGTTCCCTCGGATTCCCTTATCCCGGCGGCAAGTTTATGGACGAGGCGGCGCATAAAGGCAATGCCGAAGCGATACATTTTCCAAGGCCGAAGGTGGAAGGCTCGCCGTATGATTTTAGCTTTTCCGGACTTAAAACAGCGGTTATAAATTGTGTCCACAACGCTCAGCAAAAGGGCATTGAGATAAATAAAAACGACGTGGCCGCTTCATTCCAGCAGGCAGTCGTCGATATGCTGTCGGAGCGGCTTATGATGGCGGCGGATAAATTCGGATATAAGAAAATCGCCGTCGCCGGCGGTGTGGCAGCCAATTCGGGGCTAAGGGAGCGGCTGGAAGCTGAGTGCAAAAAGCGGGGCTGCAGCCTGTATATGCCGCCGCTGTCACTGTGCGGAGACAACGGCGCTATGGTCGGCAGTCAAGGCTATTACGAGTTTTTAGCTGGCAACACGGCAGGGCCTGAGCTCAATGCCTGCGCGAACATGGAAATAGATACGCTTGAATAAAAAAACTGGGACTGTTTTTAAACAGTCCCAGTTTTTTAAGGCCCTGTTTCGTCCGGACAGCATTTTTGGAACACCATTGCCGTCTGATAGTTTAGCAATAAATTAGCTCAGCCGCCTATGGAGGCTGAGCAGAAGCCTGAGCTTGCCGTTTATTATCTCCAAAACTCTATCAGCGAGGAAAGCCTCTGGAAATGCACTGGGTTTAAAGCAGCTTGAACATCATTTTCACCGAGGCACGTCGCAAGGGTCGATATTACGGCGGTTGCTACACATATGACAAAAAACAGCCGCTGGGTAGGGCGCTTTGCCCCTTTCCTTTCGAAATAAGTAAGCGTCTCAAACCACAGGATTAGGGACGCAATCATAAAGACGGGGGTAATATCCAGCATATAGCGCTCAAGCACGCCGGCGAGCGTAATGTCGAGATAGGTTATAATTAGCGCAATAATAATCAGCAGGGCGGTGAAATGCTTAAGGCAGCGCCTTTCCTTGCCCATGCGCTTGATTATATATACTGAAGCGAAGAGTATGAGCATAATAGGATAATTGAACAGCCCGGCGCAGGGAAAGTTAAAGTAATACCCGGAGGAGACGTCGGGAGTCCTTTGGACAACATGGAAGAACGGAAAAGTCATATCGATATCCAGCGGCGCGAAAAAGTAATGGTAGATACCGGTTGGCAGTATGGCGAGGTTCGTCGGCTTGTTAAGGCGTATGTCACTGACCGTGAGCTGGTATTTTTGGCCGAAGTCGAAAGGCGAACCGAATCTCACGTAGTTATAAACCATCAGGATTATCGCAAATACGGCGAGCGGTGTCAGGAAGCATACCATCCGTTTTAAATCCAGTTTTCCGGCCTTTTTGATAATCTGAGGGAGTATCAACGGGATAGATGCCGCTATATAGAAAACGAATGTCGGACGGGAAGCGACCATCAAGGCAAATGAAAGGCCGGAAGCGAAAAGGGTCAAGGATTTGTAGGCATTTTCCCGGGAACATAATACTGCAAACGCAAACCCCAGAAACAGATAGGTGATCGCACAGGTTTCAGCCAGCTCATAGAACATGGGCCGGGCGATGAGCCAAAAGAACCCCGAACCGAACACAAGGGCGATTGCACCCGCCAAAAACGGCATAAACCCAGTATCGGGGAACCACTTCATGACAATGTTGTAATATAAAAACAGGCCTGCGAACAGCATTAGGAGAATATAAAGAAAACATGCAAATGAGGATGAGATATAGACCCCGGTCAACAATTTTATCGGCAGCATAAGGGTTATAACCGGTGTTATGCCGAAATAGCAATAGTATTTCCCGTTATAAAACGAACTGTCAAAAAGATAATCGAAATCCCTAAGGCTGGGGTCATATGGATTGGTAAGATTAAGCAGTTTTTCCGGAGGGGAAACCATTAGGCTGGCCTGCCCATTGCTGAACGCCTGCGTCAGCAGTTGGTATATATCGCTGGACATGCTTATATTTCTGTTAAACGGCAGTTGTCCATAGTTTACGTGAAGCTTCGCACAGATTATGGCTGCGGCGAAATAAATAATGCAAAGCGAAGTTCCCGCCAGATATTTTTTGCTGCCGACACTATAGTTCCACAACTGTGTATGACGGGCGGCGTATATTAAAAACAATATGGACAGAAATATTACAAAACGCGATATGCTAAAATGAAAATACGGAGAGTTTAGCTCGACTGATTTTATCACCGGCCTGCCGATTGTACTTGAAAATGTGAATTTTAAGCTTTTGCAGTTTCCGAAGGTGTTAAGGCGTATATATTTTGAACTCTCAATATGCGGATAATATGACCAAATTCCAGCGTCCTGTTCTGATTGTGAGAAGTTTTCGTCGGTATAGCTTACTGAGACATTAAAGGACCCTGAGCCGTCAGTAATGAGCTTTATTGATTTTACTGAAGTTTCAGGATTGTCTATATAAAATTCGGAACCGTCTTGTATTGTAATACCTGTTTGCCCTATCCTGCAGTTATTGATATTGGAAAATTCCGCTGTCCCAATGGTTTTATGTGCAGCATACGAGAATATTTCCTGAAAATATCTAAAGTTGAATATAAAAATCTCGGCGATTAAGGACAGCGCTACAAGAAAAACAATAGGGAATATGTTTTGATTTCTTACTTTTGACATAAGTCCTCCATGACCTTATGAAACCAATTAACATTATACCCCTGCTTATTAATAAAGCAGGGGTATTTATTATTGACTTAATCTGCTGGTTTAAAACGTTCGTGGATAGCTTTAACGGCCTTTTCAGAATCGTCTCTGTCAATAAGGACGGATATTTTGATTTCGCTTGTTGAAATCATTTGGATGTTTATATTTGCGTCATAAAGCGCCTCAAACATCTTTGCCGCTACACCGGGGTTTGACTCCATGCCAGCGCCGACGATAGAAACCTTGGAAATATGGTCATCATAAGTAATGCTTTTTCCTTTGAAGGAATTTATGTTGTCGTTTAAGATGCTGAGAGCTGCGTCAAGGTTGGGCTTTGCAACGGTAAAACTTAAGTCTTTCGTGTTGCAGCGTCCTATCGACTGAAGGATGATATCGACATTAATGCGCTTCTGAGCCAGAAGCGAGAATATCTTAAAGGCGATACCCGGCTCGTCTGGCAGCCCTATTATTGATATGCGCGCAATGTCATTGTCGCGGGTTACTCCTCTGACCAGCATTTTTTCCACGTTGACGACCTCCTTGACTTTAGTTCCGGGAACATTTTTAAAACTTGAAAGGATCTCGAGATTTACATGGTATTTTTTCGCCAGCTCAACTGAACGGTTATGAAGAACCTGCGCTCCGAGGGAAGCAAGTTCGAGCATTTCATCATAGGATATCTCATCGAGCTTGACGGCGTCACTTACTATCCTCGGGTCGGCAGTATATACACCGTCAACATCAGTAAAGATTTGGCACAGGTCGGCTTTAAGCGCTGCGGCAAAAGCTACTGCGGTTGTATCAGAACCGCCGCGGCCCAAAGTTGTTATGTCATCGTACTTGTTGATACCTTGGAAACCGGCAATTATTACGATTTTTCCTTTGTCGAGTTCAGCGTTCAGCCTATCGGTATCGATTTGTTTGATTCTCGCGTTCCCATAGGCTGAGTCGGTTTTCAAGCCGGCCTGCCAGCCGGTAAGAGAAATAACCGGAAATCCGAGTTTCTGTATAGCCATCGCGAGCAATGACATTGAAATCTGTTCGCCGCAGGAAAGCAGAACGTCCAATTCACGCTTTGAGGCTGCAGGGTTTATCTCCGCGGCCTTTGCAATCAGGTCGTCGGTTGTATCGCCCTGAGCGGAGACTACGGCTACAACATTGTTGCCGGCCTTATAAGTATCTGTTATGATTTTCGCCACATTGCGAATCCTGTCCGCGTCCGCAACGGACGTGCCGCCGAATTTTTGTACAATAAGACTCATAAAATGCTCCTTCCTATATAATAACCGCCATATAGATTAGATGTTGCTGTTCCGAGGCGGCAAAATTCAATTTTACACGTTTTCGACAGTTGCGCCTTCTTCGTCACAGTCGAGCATTACAAGCTTCCAGTCGGGCATTTTGTTTTTCAGTACCTCGCTTACGCGGTCGGCAAAACCGAGGTCAGTCACATTGACCATCGCCATAAGCGTCGGACCCGCCCCGCTGATAAATGTTGCATATGCTCCGGATTTCAAGGCCAAGTCGAAGATTTCTTCCGCACCTTTTATGAATTTAAGCCGGTATGGCTGGTGAAGCCTGTCGCCGGCGGCAATTTTAAGATTGTCGAGCCTGCCGGAGAACAGCGACGCAGTCATAAGGGCGGCGCGTGAAAGATTATAAATAGCGTCTTTGTGCGGAACCATTTCAGGAAGCGCTGCGCGCGCCACTTCTGTTTTGAGCTCAAAATTCGGGATAAAGGCGGCAAACCTCAGCCTGCCGGAAATCGGGACCTTGACGCTGTAAACCCTGTTGCCGTCGAAAACGGAGGCAACGAGGCCGCCGAGTATTGCCGGCGTAGAGTTGTCAGGGTGCCCCTCAAGCCTTGCGGCAAGGTTCACCAAATCGTCCTTTGAGAGCGGGTCGCCCAGCAGTGCGTTAGCGCCGACAAGGCCGGCTACGATACAGGCCGAACTACTGCCGAGGCCGCGCGTCATCGGGATATTGTTTTCCTGAATAAGCTTCAACCCGCGGAATTTGTGCCCGCAGAGCTCATATAGAAATTTAGCGCTGCTGTATATGAGGTTTGTATCGTCAACGGGTACGCAAGACCCATCGCTTGTAGTTATGTCAATTCCGTCGGTTTCCTCCATCATCACCTGATTATACATTTTCAGCGCAAGCCCCAGGGAATCGAACCCGGAACCGAGATTCGCGCTTGTGGCGGGAACCCTTATTTTTATCATGACGGAAAACTCCTTTAACAACCTCAGGCG
This DNA window, taken from [Clostridium] cellulosi, encodes the following:
- the thrB gene encoding Homoserine kinase (High confidence in function and specificity); translated protein: MIKIRVPATSANLGSGFDSLGLALKMYNQVMMEETDGIDITTSDGSCVPVDDTNLIYSSAKFLYELCGHKFRGLKLIQENNIPMTRGLGSSSACIVAGLVGANALLGDPLSKDDLVNLAARLEGHPDNSTPAILGGLVASVFDGNRVYSVKVPISGRLRFAAFIPNFELKTEVARAALPEMVPHKDAIYNLSRAALMTASLFSGRLDNLKIAAGDRLHQPYRLKFIKGAEEIFDLALKSGAYATFISGAGPTLMAMVNVTDLGFADRVSEVLKNKMPDWKLVMLDCDEEGATVENV
- the gcp gene encoding putative tRNA threonylcarbamoyladenosine biosynthesis protein Gcp (High confidence in function and specificity), with translation MKILAFESSCDETAASVVEDGRHVLSNIVSSQIEIHRIYGGVVPEIASRKHTEVIAQITKEALRTAGCEFSDIDAIAVTYAPGLIGALLVGVNFAKGLALSLGVPLIPVHHLRSHIAANYIAHPELEPPFLCLVASGGHSHIVEVKSYTSFKVLGRTRDDAAGEAFDKAARSLGFPYPGGKFMDEAAHKGNAEAIHFPRPKVEGSPYDFSFSGLKTAVINCVHNAQQKGIEINKNDVAASFQQAVVDMLSERLMMAADKFGYKKIAVAGGVAANSGLRERLEAECKKRGCSLYMPPLSLCGDNGAMVGSQGYYEFLAGNTAGPELNACANMEIDTLE
- a CDS encoding hypothetical protein (Family membership) is translated as MSKVRNQNIFPIVFLVALSLIAEIFIFNFRYFQEIFSYAAHKTIGTAEFSNINNCRIGQTGITIQDGSEFYIDNPETSVKSIKLITDGSGSFNVSVSYTDENFSQSEQDAGIWSYYPHIESSKYIRLNTFGNCKSLKFTFSSTIGRPVIKSVELNSPYFHFSISRFVIFLSILFLIYAARHTQLWNYSVGSKKYLAGTSLCIIYFAAAIICAKLHVNYGQLPFNRNISMSSDIYQLLTQAFSNGQASLMVSPPEKLLNLTNPYDPSLRDFDYLFDSSFYNGKYYCYFGITPVITLMLPIKLLTGVYISSSFACFLYILLMLFAGLFLYYNIVMKWFPDTGFMPFLAGAIALVFGSGFFWLIARPMFYELAETCAITYLFLGFAFAVLCSRENAYKSLTLFASGLSFALMVASRPTFVFYIAASIPLILPQIIKKAGKLDLKRMVCFLTPLAVFAIILMVYNYVRFGSPFDFGQKYQLTVSDIRLNKPTNLAILPTGIYHYFFAPLDIDMTFPFFHVVQRTPDVSSGYYFNFPCAGLFNYPIMLILFASVYIIKRMGKERRCLKHFTALLIIIALIITYLDITLAGVLERYMLDITPVFMIASLILWFETLTYFERKGAKRPTQRLFFVICVATAVISTLATCLGENDVQAALNPVHFQRLSSLIEFWR
- the lysC gene encoding Aspartokinase (High confidence in function and specificity) → MSLIVQKFGGTSVADADRIRNVAKIITDTYKAGNNVVAVVSAQGDTTDDLIAKAAEINPAASKRELDVLLSCGEQISMSLLAMAIQKLGFPVISLTGWQAGLKTDSAYGNARIKQIDTDRLNAELDKGKIVIIAGFQGINKYDDITTLGRGGSDTTAVAFAAALKADLCQIFTDVDGVYTADPRIVSDAVKLDEISYDEMLELASLGAQVLHNRSVELAKKYHVNLEILSSFKNVPGTKVKEVVNVEKMLVRGVTRDNDIARISIIGLPDEPGIAFKIFSLLAQKRINVDIILQSIGRCNTKDLSFTVAKPNLDAALSILNDNINSFKGKSITYDDHISKVSIVGAGMESNPGVAAKMFEALYDANINIQMISTSEIKISVLIDRDDSEKAVKAIHERFKPAD